GGCATCGAACAATCTCAATGCCTTGCTGGCTGGGATTACTGAGACAAGGCTGCTCATGGATGGGCTGCTGACTGATCTAGAGACACTGGTAGCGGAGAACCGGACAAACATTCGTCGGTCCATCGCCGATCTGCAGAAGTCGCTCCAGGTTGTTTCCGAGCACATCGACGCTGTGGCATATCATCTAGAAGGCAGCACCCGAAACATCCATGAGTTTAGTCGCCAGATTAGAGAAAATCCGGCGATTCTTTTGCGCGGGGCACCGGCATCGGACGAAGGAGTAACGAAATAGTGCGAAGGGGGATGCTCATTATACTGATCGCGAGCATCATTTCTTGCGCGCAGCAACAGCCAGTGCCCAGTGATCATTTTTATCGCTTGCCTGACCCACAAAGTTCAAGTGTGCTCGATACGCCCCTCGTGAACGGCATGGTGCTTGTAAAGCAGTTTCAGACGGATGGCCTACATATAGAGCGGGCTATACTCTACACAAATGATGAGCAGTCGCTTGAACTAAAGCAGTATCGCTATCATTTTTGGCAAGATAGCCCAAGTCGACTCGTGCGGGACCATCTAGTCGCCTACCTGCGAGATGCTAATATGGCGCCTATCGTAGTCACCGACAACGGCTCTGCGGCGGAGGTGGTCGTATCAGGTAAAATCAAACAGTTCGAGCAACGAATTTGGAATAACGACGCTGAGGCAGTCGTGGCATTGGAGCTTCGAGTGGATCGTGCCACTGAGGTTCAGCCAATACTATTAAAAGACTACCGTACACAAGTTGCAGTCGACGGCGATTCGATGCGGGCTACTGTGACAGCCTTTGATAAGGCTTTACTCAAGTTATTTGAGGCATTTCTGGCGGACGCGGAGCGTGAATTAAACGCATCGCAATGAAGCGCCGGTGACAGCGGTGAGCGGCGTAGGTTTGGGCATTGCATTTATCATAAGGCTTACTGCCAACGTACTGGTGAATCTGCTTTCGTCCCAAACAACCAACAATAAATGAAAACTTTCCTGCAACTCGTGAAGCGCCATCTCGTACGCGTAATCATCGGTTTACTCGTGATGATTGTCTTCCTCATCCATGTTTCCGGATTACTGCATTGGCGTTTTATCGATCGAATGGAGAACATCGCCTACGATGCACGCCTGGTATTCACAATGCCCGACACGCAAGATCCTCGTATCGTCATTGTCGATATTGATGAAAAAAGTTTGGCTGAAGAAGGTCGTTGGCCTTGGAGCCGGGATCGGATGGCGCGCTTCTTGGATCAGCTGTTTGATCACTATCAAGTCACTCTTGTGGCCTTTGATATAGTTTTCGCGGAGCCGGATGAGAGTTCAGGTCTGAGCGTACTGGACAGGCTAGCAAACGATAGTTTCCGTGACGTACCGGAATATCGTGAGCGTTTGGAACGGATTCGACCAGAGCTCGATTACGACAAGCTATTCGCCGAGAGTATTATAAACCGGCCGATCATATTGGGGTTCTACCTCAACGAGCCCAACGAAGACGGTGAAGTATCCAAGAGCGGTGCGCTGCCGCCGCCCACCTTTGTCAAGGGAAGTTTCAGACGGAAAGCGATTAATTTTGTCAAGGCTGCGGGTCATGGCGGAAACTTGCCCGAATTCCAACAGAACGCCATTGGCGGCGGACATTTCAATCCTTGGGTGGATGAGGATGGCACGGTACGACGGGTTCCAATGCTATTTGAATATGAAGGCGCTTACTACGGTTCCCTCTCGCTTGAAGTGGCGCGTGTCATTCTTGAGGTGGACAAGGTTGAACCGCATTATGCGTATACTTTCCCATGGGACAAGCGCTACCCCGGACTTGAGTGGTTGAGATTGGGGCACCATTTGGTTCCGGTTGATGAGCGCGTACGGACATTAATCCCTTATCGCGGTAGGCAGGGGAGTTTCCCCTATGTGTCGGCGGCCGACGTGCTTAATGGTCGAGTAGACGTCGAGACATTGAAAAACGCCATTGTGCTGGTTGGGACGACCGCGCCGGGCTTGCTGGATCTACGAGCCACCCCGGTGCAGAAGACGTTTCCTGGGGTGGAGATGCATGCCAACCTCATTTCCGGAATATTGGACCAGACAATTAAAGAAAAGCCTGCCTACACGCTAGGGGCCGAGTTTGTCATTCTGCTCATCATTGGACTGGTGATGGCGTTGATATTGCCATTGCTGACTCCGTTGTGGGCTACTATCGTGACCTTAGTTGTAACGGGTGTGTCCGTTGGCTTCAATTTTGCCATCTGGCATTTTGCCAACTTGGTTCTCCCTATCGCCTCGGGGGTCATCATGATCCTCGTGATGTACCTATTAAACATGACATATGGCTTCTTCGTGGAGACTCGGAGAGAGCGTGAGATTATGGGACTCTTCGGCCATTACGTACCGCCAGAACTGGTCAGCGAGATGAGCCACGATCCGGCGTCCTATTCGCTTGAACCAGAAAGCCGGGAATTGACCGTGTTATTTTCCGATGTTCGCGATTTTACGACTCTTTCGGAAGGGCTGAGTCCCAAGGAACTATCCCAGCTCATGAACGAGTTTTTAACGCCGATGACGCAAATTATCCATAAGCACCAGGGGACCATCGATAAGTACATGGGTGACGCTCTCATGGCATTCTGGGGTGCACCCGTTGAAGATCCGGAGCACGCGCGACATGCATTGATGGCTGGCATGGAGCTGCTCGAACGCATGTACTCCTTACAGAGCGAATTCCGCTCTCGTGGCTGGCCTCCATTGAGGATTGGTGTTGGAATCAATACAGGCATCATGAGGGTCGGCAATATGGGATCCGAGTTTCGAGTGGCCTATACAGTGATGGGGGACGCGGTTAACCTGGGATCTCGACTGGAAGGTCTTACCAAAGAATATGGCGTTGCACTGATTGTGAGCGCGTCAACAAGAGACGCGGTACCCGAGTACTTCTACCGCGAGCTGGATCGGGTACGGGTGCTAGGCAAAGATGAACCGGTGGCGGTCTTTGATCCCATCGGGCTCGTTAACGGCATCGACAAGGCCACGCGAGATGAAAACTCTCTATACGGGCAGGCATTAAGGTATTACCGTGCCGGGGATTGGGACAGGGCCGAGCTGCAGTTCCTCAATCTACAGAAAATGGCTCCTGAACGGGGCTTGTATAGTTTATACCTCAAGCGCGTCGTTCATTTCAGGAAGAATCCGCCTGAGCCGAGTTGGAACGGCGTGTTTACCTACACGTCAAAGTAGGTCGTCCCGTCTCGTTAAACAAGACAGCGCAGGAGTCAAAAGGATATGGGTCTGACGAGGGGCCGATGGGGCCTTGCTAATTGTTGAGGGAAAATTCCATCTTGATCCCGGCCAGTTCGATGACGTCGTTGTTGCGCAACGCGTAGGCTTGGGGACCAATCGGCTGACCGTTGATCAGGGGGTACCGCTCGCTATCACCATCACCATCACCCTCGATATGCGTGAGGAAATAACCCTGTGGGCGGCGCGAGATGACCGCCACCTGCACCCCTGGTTTGCCCAATGTGATCAGCGCTTTGGTCAGTTGGAGCTCTTTGCCGGCGATGGGGCCGTTAAGAACCCGCAACGATCCTAACGGCATGCTGCTGGCTGTGTCGGACAGTGAACTATCTTCCTTTGCCGGTGGGGCTGCGGGTTCTGCGGCTGCAACGGCCTCTTTAGCAGCGTGAGCAGCGGCTACAGCGGTCGCTACCGAGCTTGGTCGGATGATTAGGGTCTTTTCGAACTGCTCCTCATCCGCCGTGGCGTGTTCGTTAATGTATTTCAGCTCATGTTTGCCAATGGTAAGGATGTCACCGTTTCTCAGCGCCTGTTTCTTGATCAGTTTGCCGTTGACATAGGTCCCATTGGTACTGCCCAGGTCTTCAAGGAACGAGTCGTCTAAGATAGTGATGATTAGCGCGTGTTGTCCGCTAACTGCCAGATTGTCTATTTGGATGTCGTTATCGGGCCGTCTGCCGATGGTGAGGCGTTCCTCCTCGAGTGGGAACTCGCCCTGAACCACCGCATTCAGGCTCAGAATTAGCTTCGCCATAGCTCGGTCCTATTCACTCACGTCAACTGAATAGCCCAAAACCCCTCCGCCACCAGCCACTTACACTTAATGCTGGAAATTGCTCCAGAGGGCGCGCCAGGATAACAGAGGTGTTGTCATTGCCTCCTTTTTGGTTTGCTCGCTTAACCAATTCCTGGGCTGCACGTACAAGATTAGCACTATATTTACTGAGGGTTAAGTGAATTTCTTCATCATCTACCATATCATTGAGTCCATCCGAACAGAGGAGGTAGATGTCCCCCGGGCTGACCGGGTCCCTCTGAACGTCCACTTTGACGTCCGCTCTGACACCCAGCGCCCGGGTCACCAGATTCTTG
This genomic interval from Gammaproteobacteria bacterium contains the following:
- a CDS encoding ABC-type transport auxiliary lipoprotein family protein translates to MLIILIASIISCAQQQPVPSDHFYRLPDPQSSSVLDTPLVNGMVLVKQFQTDGLHIERAILYTNDEQSLELKQYRYHFWQDSPSRLVRDHLVAYLRDANMAPIVVTDNGSAAEVVVSGKIKQFEQRIWNNDAEAVVALELRVDRATEVQPILLKDYRTQVAVDGDSMRATVTAFDKALLKLFEAFLADAERELNASQ
- a CDS encoding adenylate/guanylate cyclase domain-containing protein, whose protein sequence is MKTFLQLVKRHLVRVIIGLLVMIVFLIHVSGLLHWRFIDRMENIAYDARLVFTMPDTQDPRIVIVDIDEKSLAEEGRWPWSRDRMARFLDQLFDHYQVTLVAFDIVFAEPDESSGLSVLDRLANDSFRDVPEYRERLERIRPELDYDKLFAESIINRPIILGFYLNEPNEDGEVSKSGALPPPTFVKGSFRRKAINFVKAAGHGGNLPEFQQNAIGGGHFNPWVDEDGTVRRVPMLFEYEGAYYGSLSLEVARVILEVDKVEPHYAYTFPWDKRYPGLEWLRLGHHLVPVDERVRTLIPYRGRQGSFPYVSAADVLNGRVDVETLKNAIVLVGTTAPGLLDLRATPVQKTFPGVEMHANLISGILDQTIKEKPAYTLGAEFVILLIIGLVMALILPLLTPLWATIVTLVVTGVSVGFNFAIWHFANLVLPIASGVIMILVMYLLNMTYGFFVETRREREIMGLFGHYVPPELVSEMSHDPASYSLEPESRELTVLFSDVRDFTTLSEGLSPKELSQLMNEFLTPMTQIIHKHQGTIDKYMGDALMAFWGAPVEDPEHARHALMAGMELLERMYSLQSEFRSRGWPPLRIGVGINTGIMRVGNMGSEFRVAYTVMGDAVNLGSRLEGLTKEYGVALIVSASTRDAVPEYFYRELDRVRVLGKDEPVAVFDPIGLVNGIDKATRDENSLYGQALRYYRAGDWDRAELQFLNLQKMAPERGLYSLYLKRVVHFRKNPPEPSWNGVFTYTSK
- a CDS encoding FHA domain-containing protein; this translates as MAKLILSLNAVVQGEFPLEEERLTIGRRPDNDIQIDNLAVSGQHALIITILDDSFLEDLGSTNGTYVNGKLIKKQALRNGDILTIGKHELKYINEHATADEEQFEKTLIIRPSSVATAVAAAHAAKEAVAAAEPAAPPAKEDSSLSDTASSMPLGSLRVLNGPIAGKELQLTKALITLGKPGVQVAVISRRPQGYFLTHIEGDGDGDSERYPLINGQPIGPQAYALRNNDVIELAGIKMEFSLNN